The Thomasclavelia ramosa DSM 1402 genome includes a region encoding these proteins:
- a CDS encoding plasmid recombination protein has translation MERTISVMIGRGNVNHNRRHFITKNVDASRTIYNHEYVYIDIRDAYHFLFDEALQRYNSKQYRKDRVIDDYYEKIRLSKQEKSFHEIIIQIGNKDDMNVKSENGELAKNILDEYMKSFQERNPNLYVYSAHLHMDEETPHLHIDFIPFITNSKRGLDTRVSLKQALNNQGFKGGTRTNTEWNQWILSEKQYLAKIMKKYQIKWKQLGTHEQHLDILDFKKMKRNEEIISLKNEINDLTNQKQHLNHIISSTKEEINEIENRLTIIKEDEKLFNKLSSEVKNDKIWNIPKPSHMISSKTYHKNTVIPFIQNIKSYVNKIIKKCIDLTKQVKYLNQSTFKLKIQVNELNETIDKLIKENREIKNDLSAIRKALGHRQFQEILNQKKEREVNQNEKNNR, from the coding sequence ATGGAACGTACAATAAGTGTAATGATTGGTAGAGGAAACGTTAATCATAATAGACGTCATTTTATCACTAAAAATGTAGATGCATCCCGTACAATATACAATCATGAATATGTTTATATAGACATTCGAGATGCATATCATTTTCTCTTCGATGAAGCATTGCAAAGATATAATAGTAAGCAATATAGAAAAGACCGTGTAATTGATGATTATTATGAAAAAATAAGATTAAGCAAACAAGAAAAGAGTTTTCATGAAATCATTATTCAAATAGGAAATAAAGATGATATGAATGTCAAATCAGAAAATGGAGAGTTAGCAAAAAATATTCTTGATGAATATATGAAAAGTTTTCAGGAAAGAAATCCAAATCTATATGTATATTCTGCTCATCTTCATATGGATGAAGAAACACCTCATTTGCATATTGATTTTATTCCATTCATTACTAACAGTAAAAGAGGACTAGATACACGAGTATCATTGAAACAAGCACTTAATAATCAAGGATTTAAGGGTGGTACAAGAACAAATACAGAGTGGAATCAATGGATTTTATCAGAAAAACAATATCTTGCTAAAATAATGAAAAAATATCAGATCAAGTGGAAACAACTCGGTACACATGAACAACATCTAGATATATTAGATTTTAAAAAAATGAAAAGAAATGAAGAAATTATATCTCTTAAAAATGAAATAAATGATTTAACAAATCAAAAACAACATTTAAACCATATAATTTCATCTACAAAAGAAGAAATCAATGAGATTGAGAACAGACTCACAATTATTAAAGAGGATGAAAAATTATTTAACAAATTAAGTAGTGAAGTTAAAAATGATAAAATTTGGAATATACCTAAACCGTCCCATATGATAAGTTCAAAAACTTATCACAAAAATACAGTGATTCCATTTATTCAAAATATCAAATCATATGTTAATAAAATTATCAAAAAGTGTATTGATTTAACTAAACAAGTAAAATATCTTAATCAATCAACATTTAAATTAAAAATTCAAGTCAATGAACTTAATGAAACAATTGATAAACTCATTAAGGAAAATAGAGAAATAAAAAATGATTTATCTGCAATTCGAAAAGCTCTAGGTCATAGACAATTTCAAGAAATCTTAAATCAAAAAAAGGAAAGAGAGGTTAATCAAAATGAAAAAAATAATCGTTGA
- a CDS encoding tyrosine-type recombinase/integrase, producing MKNIKLPNSYGGVIKMGNASRRRRPYMVRITTGYEINEKTGKSKQKYGIIGYAKTRTERLQMLADYHNAPFDLNNSSTTFREVYEQWSKEKFENASKSTINGYRASYNTCTLLFERTFRELKTSDLQKVIDTCEKNYPTLKNIKILFNQLYKYAMKNDICNKDYSKYVDIAKYSNKNPNSVERKPFTKEQIDIFWDLSDDIYYQIILMLIYTGVRISEMLDLKKENIYLDEQYFEIIDSKTENGIRKVPISDYILPFFKNWYQSSKIEYLLHTPDQKHFKYRNYYDSYFRPLLDRFNLDHTPHCCRHTLVSLMAEANISSTFNKMIIGHAGAMSLNEKVYTHIDIKELVKTVNSVYYPSFIKK from the coding sequence ATGAAAAATATTAAACTACCAAATAGTTATGGAGGCGTTATAAAAATGGGTAATGCCTCCCGTAGAAGAAGACCATATATGGTAAGAATTACCACAGGCTATGAAATAAATGAAAAAACAGGAAAATCAAAACAAAAGTATGGAATCATTGGATATGCAAAAACAAGGACAGAAAGATTACAAATGCTTGCCGACTACCATAATGCACCTTTTGATTTAAATAATAGTTCTACTACATTTAGAGAAGTTTATGAGCAATGGTCTAAAGAAAAGTTTGAAAATGCTTCTAAATCTACAATCAATGGTTATCGTGCTTCATATAATACATGTACATTATTATTTGAAAGAACATTTAGAGAATTAAAAACTTCAGATTTACAAAAAGTTATTGATACTTGTGAAAAAAACTATCCAACATTAAAGAATATTAAAATATTATTTAATCAACTTTATAAATATGCTATGAAAAATGATATTTGCAATAAAGATTATTCAAAGTATGTAGACATTGCTAAATACAGTAATAAAAATCCTAATTCAGTTGAAAGAAAACCTTTCACTAAAGAACAAATTGATATATTTTGGGATTTATCAGATGATATATACTATCAAATTATCCTTATGTTGATTTATACAGGTGTGAGAATAAGTGAGATGTTAGATTTAAAAAAAGAAAACATTTATTTAGATGAACAATATTTTGAAATTATTGACTCGAAAACAGAAAATGGCATACGTAAAGTTCCTATTTCAGACTATATACTACCATTCTTTAAAAATTGGTATCAATCATCAAAAATAGAATACTTACTTCATACTCCAGATCAAAAACACTTTAAATATAGAAACTATTATGATAGTTACTTTAGACCATTATTAGACAGATTCAATTTAGATCATACACCTCATTGTTGTAGACATACTCTTGTATCACTAATGGCAGAAGCTAATATATCATCAACATTTAATAAAATGATTATTGGTCATGCTGGAGCAATGTCATTAAATGAAAAAGTATATACACATATAGATATAAAAGAATTAGTAAAAACTGTTAATAGTGTTTATTATCCATCTTTTATAAAAAAATAA
- a CDS encoding HNH endonuclease, with the protein MEWIISANHNKYDHVRAFKELPYIDWKQNANYSVGDKVFIYSTKPVSAIEFLVDVIETDITSDNVIDDKNYWVDMGEYEKGRKYSKYTRFKLVEHFDTSQITIDELHKNGLIGNIQGPRKLYDEMGNLLEFGQYIHNSLSIFKKDKTRAKIMKQNDQLDDMLKTVITDIIINPSKIYSYSDVLKPKPKLVENKFNKVYKRNKAVAINALGIANFSCEIDKKHKTFKRKKDGVPYTEPHHLIPMAFQDEFDFSIDIEENIVSLCSNCHNEIHYGENARELITKLYYERKSLLEKKNIYISLIKLLSYYDL; encoded by the coding sequence TTGGAATGGATTATTTCAGCTAATCATAATAAATATGATCATGTAAGAGCATTTAAAGAATTACCATATATTGATTGGAAACAAAATGCTAATTATTCTGTAGGAGATAAAGTTTTTATTTATTCTACTAAACCAGTAAGTGCTATTGAGTTTTTAGTTGATGTTATTGAAACTGATATTACCAGTGATAATGTTATAGATGATAAGAATTATTGGGTTGATATGGGGGAATATGAAAAGGGAAGAAAATACTCAAAATATACACGTTTTAAACTTGTTGAACATTTTGACACAAGTCAAATAACGATTGATGAGTTACATAAAAATGGGCTTATAGGAAATATACAAGGACCTAGAAAATTATATGATGAAATGGGAAATCTTTTAGAATTTGGTCAATATATTCATAATTCACTTAGTATATTCAAAAAAGATAAAACACGTGCTAAAATAATGAAGCAGAATGATCAATTAGATGATATGTTGAAAACAGTTATAACTGACATAATCATTAATCCATCAAAAATATATTCATATTCAGATGTTTTAAAACCTAAACCAAAATTAGTAGAAAATAAATTTAATAAAGTATATAAAAGAAATAAAGCAGTAGCTATTAATGCATTAGGGATAGCTAATTTTTCTTGTGAAATTGATAAAAAACATAAAACTTTTAAGCGGAAAAAAGATGGTGTTCCTTATACTGAACCCCATCATTTGATACCAATGGCTTTTCAAGATGAATTTGATTTTTCTATTGATATAGAAGAGAATATAGTATCATTGTGTAGTAATTGTCATAATGAAATTCATTATGGGGAGAATGCAAGAGAATTAATAACAAAGTTATATTATGAAAGAAAGAGTCTGTTAGAAAAAAAGAATATTTATATTTCTTTAATAAAATTACTGTCTTATTATGATTTATAA
- the rpsI gene encoding 30S ribosomal protein S9 has product MANVQYRGTGRRKSSVARVILTPGTGNIVINDKPAKEYLPSDVLLMIVNQPLELTNTTSQFDVSVNVYGGGYSGQAGAIRHGISRALLQAGTDYRPTLKAAGFLTRDARVKERKKYGLKKARRAPQFSKR; this is encoded by the coding sequence ATGGCAAATGTACAATATAGAGGAACTGGACGTAGAAAATCTTCTGTAGCTCGTGTTATCCTAACACCAGGTACAGGAAATATCGTAATTAACGATAAACCAGCTAAAGAATACTTACCATCAGACGTTTTATTAATGATTGTTAATCAACCATTAGAATTGACTAACACAACTTCTCAATTTGATGTTAGTGTAAACGTATATGGTGGTGGATACTCTGGACAAGCTGGAGCTATCCGTCATGGTATCTCAAGAGCATTATTACAAGCTGGTACTGATTATAGACCAACTTTAAAAGCAGCTGGATTCCTTACTCGTGATGCACGCGTTAAAGAACGTAAAAAATATGGTCTTAAAAAAGCTCGTCGTGCTCCACAATTCTCAAAACGTTAA